The Dreissena polymorpha isolate Duluth1 chromosome 4, UMN_Dpol_1.0, whole genome shotgun sequence region CATTGAGATCATTCTTTTAACTTCTTTCTGCAATGTCCACGCAGAAATATATCGcataataatttcaaacaatatcGCTTTCTCTTTTGCTTTAAATAAGAAGTCATTCTTAAGAGTTGGTCAGTAttgtacatatatacatttaagcAGCATTTTATCAGCCTAGGTACATTAAGCAGCATTTTATCAGCCTAAATAACAAAGTACCTCACTTCACAAGCTTTGGCTTGATATTGGTCAGAGCACCACATATAACCAAAATGCCATTCGCGTGTTAGACCAGAGTGATTGgtaatgtttgttgtaaaattctGAAGTTCTTTATCCTTCCTATGGCCCGTTCTACATGTATTCTTGCTCTGGACAGTTGTCGCGCAGTTTCAActtctttctgggaaaactgtttCTTTCCTCTTGCAAAGGGTGGGATAGCAAGTTTGGCACCACGAATCGCCAGCTCTTCTTCTATCAGAAAGCCTCTGTCCGCAAGGACAAGATCACCAGGTTCCAACAGCTCATGGAAACCAGTCTTTTCTGTGATTTCCTTGTCCGACACTCTTCCACCCCAATATGGTGACAGAAAACTAATGGCACCATATGGCGTAATGCCAACTAAGAATTTCAGAGTATTACGGTGTTTATAGTTGGACCATGTCTTGGCTCGAGCATCTAGGTTGGAAGGTCTTTGAATGAAAACCTCGCTACAGTCTATAATCACTCGACACTTGTTGTAGTTTTTCCGAAATGATTTTGGCATGTTCTTCAAAATTTTCTCCTTGGAAGGCCATTTGATCAGGAACCGAACACTCTGTGCTAGAACTGGTATACACTGAGAAAAAATGATGGATATCTGTGTCGGATAAATGTTGAATCTGTACCCAAGGTCACTGTTTGATAAGCATAGACGGAGTTTCATCAGTACAAGAAGTAGCTGGTCTCCAGCTGATAACCGTCCAATTTGCTTGTAGAATTCACTAACCAAACTCAAAACCCAAAGAAACGCACCCATTGATGGTAGTCCTGTGTATGCTCTTATCTCACTACTCTTCAAGTTTGTGTATGTGAACTTGCTGTCCCTTATTTCCTGTTTAAGCCTGGCATTTTCATCTAATAGATGTTGGTACTCCTGCTGTAGTCTGTTGTAATCCTGTTGCAATTCTTCAAAGCTCTGTAGAAGAGGATCTGGCTCTGTGTTCATTCCtgaaaacaacaaatatggcAAAAATGTATGATTTCAGTCATAGCTTTTAGTTAGTACTATAATAATTGCTTGTTGAGCTATTATGTTACAACATGGGCATTTATAGGTGAGCTGTCAAACTTCAATTTGTACAGACTAAAAGACTGTTCATTAGACATGCTAAATATTTGTCTGACAATTATGATATATGCCAATATTTGTAATAAATAGCAATACATATGGCTTTGAATTACATGATAGCGATAGACTGAAGCGACTTGTATACCTTTTTCGCTGAAACTTGGCAAGTCGCTGCCCAAGTCGAGTAGAGCATTAGCTGCCTCATGATTATCTCTGGCTGTCGCTTGGGTAGATTCATTCACCAACTCCTCAGTTAGCGACCGCCTTGAGCAACATCTCCTCTGCATCCGCTCAAATATTTGTAAGGGGTGTGGTGTGATCTTTCTTTCGGGTGTGAAATAGAACAGAGATGGGACATAATCTGGATGATGAGGTAGTGGGGATGGCCTGCCTTAAAACAACAACAGGAGACATTTAAAATATGCAGTTttagtgataacaatacacaaatACTAAATACACAAATGCTATAACTTCTTATATCAAAAGCACATTTATATGAATGTCTACCCTGTCACCACACTGACACAACAGCTAGTGTCATGCTTTAAAAAACACATCATACCATATGTTTCTGTATATGATACATAATGATATGAGtagagttctgagaaaactgagcataatgcatgtgcgtaaagtgtcgtccctaattagcctgtgcagtccgcacaggctaatcagggacgacactttacgcctaaattggatttttgctaaaaagagaatTCATTTAGACGAAAAATGccatgaaagcggaaaatgtcgtccctggttagcctatgcggactgcacaggctaatctgggacgacactttacgcacatgcattatgcccagttttctcagaacgagactcgTATATTTATCTGTAAAAAATGGTTACACAAAAAAAGGAACAAATTAATACTAATTGACAATTCACTACATCCAACAAAACGGTCGTGAACTCCGGGCATCCATAATTTCTTGCTGTCGGTCACTTTGGTTCGCTTCATCGAAATTAGCCACTGCTGCAGTCTTTCTGGCTCTTTAGGAAACCTAAAAAAGGACACATTTGTTCCTTTCTCAAATCTTTTTGCACACCCTGGTGCACTACAACTAACCAGCATGGCTTTGTTTGTTTACCTATGCTCATGTTTTCGCtctattaaagcaactgttataAGTATATTTTTTGGCTTCAAAATTAAGCTGACATAACTACTCAATATGCCAAGATATGACATGGATTGGAGGTGTCATAAATgttgtttaatgaccagacactggtctaccacatgtggtttatgcagggaccctaGACTAGTATAGGTCCCTgagtttatgacaccatgctggacagtatccgatcataacgagataattggtttgggGTGAACAAATGTGTAATTAAACATCGGATTATACAAAGAGTGTAAAAATTGctgtgaataattaaatacaaacgattacatttatcaagagaatttgttcaatgtgtaacaaggtaagtttttacaggcaaaaatgttcaaatcagttactatatgttgcgtacataaagtcgatctaatTGCTGTTTGTGTTCGTTTATTaaaaatttgatttattctgaaagaatttaaTTATCTAGTAATTTTTTATCTAAtcaatggtcgcgaagatgtgccaagtagagatttttgtggtatcAAATATACcgagctcgtatattgtgttccactcccgagttcttttttagtaaaaacaaataataaaaacaatataatcgtgccaaaaatgcatttccttgcatgcttatgttttattcagacattgttagtataattatatttgatatagcgcatgattatcaataaaaacgatgattatgtcaaccttctctatatgcgcttatatgaattccacctctttttgccaaccagtgggcggagtctaatatttgcaggtgcgcgtgacgtcacgcgttaagtCGTCTATATTTAGATACGTCCTATTTTTTAGATTTAAAGCACGtcgtatagacaatcccagaattcGATAACTCCCGGATAACCGCCCATGAATGCTCGCGCACGACGACTGAAGAACAATACAGGGACCTATGGTCCCTGAACAATAACACGGATTCTAGactacacggataagaaacgggaccgttacgccaaatatcttgttgtgtctatgTCACATGACCGTGTCGTatctatcgatcttttatcgatgcgccgaggttatacatttgatgtacccactcacgtattttgttaaattatagtttcatttctaggccgattttaacaaattatatatcattagaaagcttacgtaacgtagttttcagatatatcaatatatattaagtttttcttctgatttcggcagcccggcgagttataactttaacttttgcaaataacataccgttttggagttttagaatctagatttacggttgacatgttcgtactttataccgatttgtagcgtttatatttggagttcagttttaaaaataacatcttgcttaggagaatagaattctgtatacgatagaaaaaaaaattgtttaaaaacgaaagtaattaaggaattaaggcgggaaaatgtagcgcgcgttcctaacgcactgaactgatgctaaggtcttggcgattatgcttttgtttagataccggccattgattttcctttgccatgattattatattttttatgaaatatattgaaatattttgttctagagacatatccataaagctaagtattaatgaagcttaataaatttacgatttcagctcttgattataacacagaaagggtgttaattttatgatgaaacagcgtatacaaatgtatagcggaccctcttgatatttttcggctttgcataattcaaatataatgggtgtcaaaacattcatcgtttgttgtttattatcaaaaaggtaattatgtaaaattatattaaaggttattaaccataaattatcaattaattaaaattatttcaagattcttgaaaatcacagtcaactgtctatgcatgtatattgaaatatctttataagttaacagagttataaatatatagaattctaaattaaaactctgtattatttgtatttttcggaaagattatttaaccccgttgtggtcaaatgagaatgctgtttttaattatgttgttccgtacactaccatacactctttataggactacgaaatgacggagtttttttaccggtacccgctaaatacgttaaatgttaagtattagattttttaaatgtttaaaatgtacatgtataggtattaagcacttataattattgtgatttagctggctgacatctatacagtatttagtttatggcaatctgtatgggcagatgactataaatgttttcaatacgctacatatcttataaacgcaaaattgagtatttggcgttaaattactctaagaaatgaccactaataccacgagaagacatggaggtatcataaaaagtgtaatctgaccagacattgccacctgtggttagggaccaatatacaagtataggtccctgctgtggcgtatgacaccatagtgttatttagtattggtcggcacagtatctgatcataacgagataattggtttgtgctgaacacaggggcaataaaaccacagatctatcaataaacaagattattgaga contains the following coding sequences:
- the LOC127878512 gene encoding uncharacterized protein LOC127878512; its protein translation is MIPTLDHSQINKRAKLQAHIISQFQKRWKFEYLTGLREYHRATGNNTQSIRVGDVVQIQDDYPRIRRPSPLPHHPDYVPSLFYFTPERKITPHPLQIFERMQRRCCSRRSLTEELVNESTQATARDNHEAANALLDLGSDLPSFSEKGMNTEPDPLLQSFEELQQDYNRLQQEYQHLLDENARLKQEIRDSKFTYTNLKSSEIRAYTGLPSMVLAQSVRFLIKWPSKEKILKNMPKSFRKNYNKCRVIIDCSEVFIQRPSNLDARAKTWSNYKHRNTLKFLVGITPYGAISFLSPYWGGRVSDKEITEKTGFHELLEPGDLVLADRGFLIEEELAIRGAKLAIPPFARGKKQFSQKEVETARQLSRARIHVERAIGRIKNFRILQQTLPITLV